The following coding sequences are from one Bacteroidota bacterium window:
- a CDS encoding DinB family protein, which yields MKDLAEVLRTLVEDTAPTLAALSEAVAEKPPAPGKWSPKEILGHLIDSASINHGRFVRAQLQETLVFDGYAQALWVELQGYAEADWQELVTFWRRYNLKIARLVERVPASVASQQRHPHSLHKIAWQTVPENESTTLAYLVEDYINHLRHHLRQIHNITGT from the coding sequence ATGAAAGATTTGGCTGAAGTTTTACGCACACTTGTTGAGGATACGGCGCCAACGCTAGCTGCATTATCAGAAGCGGTTGCCGAAAAGCCTCCTGCGCCCGGGAAATGGAGCCCTAAAGAAATACTGGGGCACCTGATCGACTCTGCATCCATTAACCACGGTCGGTTTGTGCGTGCCCAGCTACAAGAGACCCTGGTTTTTGATGGGTATGCGCAAGCGTTATGGGTTGAACTGCAGGGTTATGCTGAAGCTGATTGGCAGGAGCTTGTTACTTTTTGGCGGCGCTACAACCTCAAAATTGCCCGGTTAGTTGAGCGCGTGCCAGCAAGCGTTGCCAGCCAGCAGCGACACCCGCACAGTCTGCACAAAATTGCATGGCAGACTGTGCCCGAAAATGAGTCGACAACATTGGCTTACTTGGTAGAAGACTACATAAACCACCTCCGGCATCACTTGCGTCAAATCCATAACATAACAGGCACCTGA
- a CDS encoding sodium:solute symporter, whose protein sequence is METTISNIDLGIVVAYFMVVLVIGLWVASKTKTGDDLFLGGRSLTWGFIGLSLFASNISSSTIIGLAGAAYSTGISQSVYEWMTGIPLIIGALIFIPLYLRARITTIPEYLELRFDRRARVYFSMITVIFNLLVDVAAPLYAGAITLQLFFPEIGLWPMAMGLALIAGLYTALGGLKAVVYTDALQALILIIGCGTLAYKMFRDLGFSWDNVLAAVPEGHMSIVQPIDDASLPWPGLLLGVQLLGFWYWVTNQYIVQRVLGAKDIEHARWGAMLAGFLKVLPLFIMVIPGAMAIQLFPGLSNPDLVFPTALVNILPVGMIGLVLAGLIAAIMSSVDSTLNSASTLLVVDFIKPARPQITEAQVTRYGRIITLVLMVIAALWAPMIAQFGGIWAYIQQMFSVVVPPIAVLFLVGVFFKRGNAAGAIWTLFGGTAWSIATFLLAQVGLWNIHYTINVGITFAVSTAIFFIASYMTAPTDPEKVAAYTYHADLLKPSRSDLSWYQDYRVAASLLVAVMVVILVTLW, encoded by the coding sequence ATGGAAACCACGATAAGTAATATTGATCTTGGCATTGTTGTCGCGTATTTCATGGTCGTTCTCGTGATCGGTCTTTGGGTTGCGTCCAAGACGAAAACAGGCGATGATCTTTTCCTCGGCGGCCGTTCCCTTACCTGGGGATTTATCGGGCTGTCGCTTTTTGCCTCCAATATTTCCAGTTCGACCATCATTGGCCTGGCCGGGGCTGCCTACAGTACAGGTATCAGTCAATCGGTGTATGAATGGATGACAGGAATACCGCTTATTATTGGTGCACTCATTTTTATTCCCCTTTATTTGCGGGCCCGCATTACCACCATTCCTGAATACCTGGAGCTTCGTTTTGATCGTCGGGCGCGGGTTTACTTCTCCATGATTACGGTCATTTTTAACTTGCTGGTTGATGTAGCAGCACCCCTCTATGCCGGCGCAATTACTTTACAACTCTTTTTTCCTGAAATTGGGCTCTGGCCCATGGCCATGGGGCTGGCCCTGATTGCCGGCCTTTACACTGCATTGGGTGGACTGAAGGCTGTGGTCTACACCGATGCATTGCAGGCCCTTATTCTCATTATTGGTTGTGGCACCCTTGCATACAAAATGTTTAGAGATCTTGGCTTTTCGTGGGACAATGTTCTTGCTGCTGTGCCAGAGGGGCATATGTCGATTGTTCAGCCGATTGATGATGCTTCTTTGCCGTGGCCGGGCCTCTTGCTTGGGGTACAATTACTCGGCTTCTGGTACTGGGTGACAAACCAGTACATCGTGCAGCGGGTACTTGGTGCAAAAGATATTGAACACGCACGATGGGGTGCCATGCTGGCCGGCTTCCTGAAGGTGCTCCCCCTCTTCATTATGGTGATCCCCGGCGCGATGGCCATTCAGCTGTTTCCCGGACTCTCGAACCCAGACCTGGTCTTTCCTACAGCGTTGGTCAATATTTTACCGGTTGGTATGATAGGGTTGGTACTGGCTGGCCTGATTGCTGCGATTATGTCGAGCGTGGACTCTACGCTGAACTCAGCCTCGACGCTGCTTGTGGTTGATTTTATCAAGCCGGCGCGGCCTCAAATTACCGAGGCACAGGTGACGCGTTATGGCCGTATCATCACGCTTGTCCTCATGGTAATCGCTGCCTTGTGGGCGCCAATGATTGCTCAGTTCGGCGGTATCTGGGCGTATATCCAGCAAATGTTTTCCGTTGTAGTGCCCCCCATTGCTGTGTTGTTTCTCGTAGGCGTTTTCTTCAAACGTGGTAACGCAGCCGGCGCAATATGGACGCTCTTTGGTGGCACCGCGTGGAGTATTGCTACATTCCTCCTTGCGCAGGTTGGTCTTTGGAATATCCATTACACCATCAACGTAGGCATTACATTCGCGGTGAGTACAGCCATCTTTTTTATAGCCAGTTACATGACGGCTCCAACAGACCCAGAGAAAGTGGCTGCCTATACGTATCATGCCGACTTGCTCAAACCATCCCGTTCAGATCTGTCGTGGTACCAGGACTACCGGGTTGCAGCGTCTTTGCTGGTTGCGGTGATGGTTGTCATCCTGGTTACACTATGGTAA
- a CDS encoding glycoside hydrolase family 36 protein, translating into MTDSQALRAVLPEVVVTGVANGCNVEVESSELGAGLFQYNIKLTAPEPQLPAPITLSWRIPAHNIQGMWTPDTLYEKRLRADWELETLDASVSRNAPVICLFGHDSANVHTFACSDALHATAMRAVVREEDGFVYCHVTLFTECLAPVTSEEVLLRIDSRPQPFSTALQDVAAWWAGFADKKPAPCPPAAHDPIYSTWYSYHQRITTEALIAECEACAPLGYKTIIVDDGWQTLDSQRGYDFTGDWNPDRFPDMAEFVRKVHAIGMKCMTWYAVPFVGKKSAAYARFKDKCLTHTHRWAPVLDPRFPEVRAYLIGKYTSALKDWDLDGFKLDFIDDFRVYEDTERSQVAGRDYACIYEAVDALLTGVMEQLRAIKPDVLIEFRQRYAGPVMRKYGNMFRAFDCPHDSVTNRLRTTDVRMLIGDSAVHADMVTWHYDEPVEIAALQLWNVLFAVPQLSVRMADVPAAHRQMIKTFTEFWIAHRDVLLFGQFEVQQPLANYPLLEAHTPTHCIAGIYQSMVYPLRAGAVVTDVINATDAHRIVLDAVDGPGTYTATVFDCMGNEISHAQCHLDAGVHAFDIPTAGRLRLER; encoded by the coding sequence ATGACTGATTCTCAAGCATTACGTGCTGTGCTTCCGGAAGTAGTTGTCACTGGTGTTGCAAATGGATGTAACGTTGAGGTTGAATCATCCGAATTAGGTGCCGGCCTTTTTCAGTATAACATTAAACTGACTGCACCCGAGCCGCAGTTGCCAGCACCCATCACGTTGTCATGGCGCATCCCGGCGCATAACATTCAAGGGATGTGGACACCCGATACCCTCTACGAAAAACGGCTGCGTGCTGACTGGGAGTTGGAAACCCTGGATGCCAGTGTTTCTCGTAATGCGCCTGTCATCTGTCTTTTTGGGCATGACAGTGCAAATGTTCACACGTTTGCCTGTTCCGACGCATTGCATGCTACCGCCATGCGCGCTGTGGTGCGCGAAGAAGATGGGTTTGTGTACTGCCATGTGACCCTGTTTACGGAGTGTCTTGCACCGGTCACAAGCGAAGAAGTGTTGTTGCGTATCGACAGCCGGCCGCAGCCGTTTAGCACGGCACTGCAGGATGTTGCTGCATGGTGGGCCGGGTTTGCTGATAAAAAGCCGGCGCCTTGTCCGCCAGCTGCGCATGATCCCATCTATTCTACGTGGTACAGCTACCATCAACGCATCACGACGGAAGCGCTCATCGCTGAGTGTGAGGCATGCGCACCATTGGGATATAAAACGATCATTGTTGATGATGGTTGGCAAACGCTCGACAGCCAGCGCGGCTATGATTTTACCGGCGACTGGAATCCAGATCGATTTCCGGATATGGCGGAATTTGTGCGTAAGGTACACGCGATCGGGATGAAGTGCATGACCTGGTATGCTGTACCGTTTGTAGGCAAGAAGTCAGCTGCATATGCACGGTTTAAAGATAAATGTTTAACGCATACCCATCGTTGGGCCCCGGTACTCGATCCGCGCTTCCCCGAGGTCCGGGCGTATCTGATTGGAAAATACACGAGCGCACTGAAAGACTGGGATTTGGATGGGTTTAAGCTCGACTTTATCGATGATTTCAGGGTCTACGAAGACACTGAACGGTCTCAGGTAGCCGGCAGAGACTATGCATGCATCTATGAGGCCGTGGATGCCTTGTTAACAGGCGTCATGGAGCAGCTTCGGGCCATCAAACCCGATGTGTTGATCGAGTTCAGGCAGCGGTATGCCGGCCCTGTCATGCGCAAATATGGCAACATGTTTCGTGCATTTGATTGCCCCCATGATAGTGTAACCAACCGTCTCCGTACAACCGATGTGCGCATGTTGATTGGAGACAGCGCTGTACATGCTGATATGGTTACGTGGCACTATGATGAGCCCGTTGAAATTGCTGCACTCCAGCTCTGGAATGTGTTGTTTGCCGTACCCCAGTTGTCGGTCCGTATGGCTGATGTGCCGGCCGCACATCGCCAGATGATCAAGACGTTTACTGAATTCTGGATTGCCCACAGAGATGTACTTCTTTTTGGTCAATTTGAAGTCCAGCAACCGCTGGCAAACTATCCGTTGCTCGAAGCGCATACCCCCACCCACTGTATTGCCGGCATATACCAAAGTATGGTTTACCCGCTACGCGCCGGAGCTGTTGTCACGGATGTAATTAATGCCACGGATGCCCACCGCATTGTCCTTGATGCTGTTGATGGTCCGGGGACGTACACAGCCACAGTTTTTGATTGCATGGGTAATGAAATATCCCACGCCCAGTGCCACCTTGACGCGGGCGTACACGCGTTTGATATCCCCACAGCAGGCCGGCTCAGGTTAGAGCGATAA
- a CDS encoding UDP-glucose--hexose-1-phosphate uridylyltransferase — MMTELAQRVHRRYNILEGRWVLVSPHRSNRPWQGQRETIDVTELPKHDATCYLCPGNTRASGEQNPAYTSTYVFDNDFAALTPAPEQEAFIDDDLLMAETESGICRVICFSPDHSKTLPELSLAQLRSVVDTWQAQYEELGNHPEINYVQIFENKGAMMGCSNPHPHGQIWAQRTIPDLPATETTQMQTYFAREGTDMLGDYLEIELEQKQRLVCSNDSFVVVVPFWAVWPFETLVLPRRAMQSLASITPREKDDLADILKRLTTRYDNLFGMSFPYSAGIHQAPTDNKQHPEWRMHLHFYPPLLRSATVKKFMVGYEMLGMAQRDITAETSAAQLRALSEKHYKNQAGA; from the coding sequence ATGATGACTGAATTGGCGCAGCGCGTCCACCGTCGGTACAATATCCTTGAAGGTCGTTGGGTGCTGGTCTCTCCCCACCGATCCAATAGACCCTGGCAAGGGCAACGAGAGACGATTGATGTGACTGAGTTACCCAAACATGATGCTACATGCTACCTGTGCCCCGGTAATACGCGGGCAAGTGGCGAGCAAAATCCGGCATATACATCTACCTATGTGTTTGACAATGACTTTGCCGCGCTAACCCCTGCGCCAGAACAAGAGGCTTTTATAGACGACGATCTCCTGATGGCCGAAACGGAAAGCGGCATTTGCCGGGTCATTTGTTTTTCTCCAGATCATAGCAAAACGCTCCCCGAATTGTCGCTGGCACAACTTCGCAGCGTTGTGGATACCTGGCAGGCGCAATACGAAGAACTGGGCAATCACCCCGAAATCAATTATGTTCAAATCTTCGAAAACAAAGGGGCTATGATGGGATGCAGTAACCCGCATCCCCATGGGCAAATCTGGGCCCAGCGCACTATACCCGATTTGCCGGCGACAGAAACTACTCAAATGCAAACGTACTTTGCACGCGAAGGAACTGATATGCTCGGAGATTATCTCGAGATAGAGCTTGAGCAAAAGCAACGGCTGGTTTGTAGCAATGACAGCTTTGTCGTGGTTGTACCCTTTTGGGCTGTATGGCCTTTTGAAACCCTCGTGCTGCCGAGGCGGGCAATGCAAAGCCTTGCATCAATTACTCCGCGTGAGAAAGACGATCTTGCTGATATTTTGAAACGGCTAACTACACGATACGACAACCTTTTTGGTATGTCTTTCCCTTATTCAGCCGGCATTCACCAGGCGCCAACAGACAACAAGCAGCATCCTGAGTGGCGCATGCATCTGCATTTCTATCCTCCCCTTTTGAGATCTGCAACGGTAAAGAAATTTATGGTGGGATATGAAATGCTGGGCATGGCGCAGCGTGATATCACCGCAGAAACCAGTGCTGCCCAACTGCGGGCGCTTTCTGAAAAGCATTACAAAAATCAAGCGGGAGCATGA
- the galK gene encoding galactokinase, which translates to MSLKARLIAAFEETYNAAPNFVVRSPGRVNLIGEHTDYNDGFVLPMAIDRAVWIAFRPRTDGQVHVKSLDFDATASFSLNTLSYQDAGWIEYIKGVAWVLLDKDYTLTGWDGVIAGDVPVGAGLSSSAALELATARCFAAVSDFDWDPKQMALLAQHAECEWIGMQCGVMDQLIAAAGQTDKALLIDCASLDMQPAPLPPGTAVIVMDTSTRRQLVDSAYNERRASCESVAAAFGLQTLRLLEPAAFEARFDQLDPVARRRARHVLGENARTLLAVEAMKAGDAATLGRLMNESHASLRDDFEVSSPALDQMAALAQAHPACFGARMTGAGFGGCAVALVKEGQAPAFVAHISSRYQADTGHEPSLYLCKATAGTTLMPMA; encoded by the coding sequence ATGTCCTTGAAAGCCCGCCTTATCGCTGCATTTGAAGAGACCTATAATGCAGCACCCAACTTTGTCGTCCGGAGTCCCGGTCGGGTGAACCTGATTGGAGAGCATACGGACTATAACGATGGATTTGTCCTGCCAATGGCCATTGACCGTGCCGTATGGATTGCCTTTCGACCGCGTACAGACGGGCAGGTACACGTCAAATCGCTAGACTTCGATGCCACAGCATCATTCAGCCTCAACACCCTGTCTTATCAGGATGCCGGCTGGATTGAATACATTAAAGGAGTCGCCTGGGTGCTGCTAGACAAAGACTACACTCTAACCGGATGGGATGGCGTAATTGCAGGGGATGTCCCGGTTGGTGCCGGCCTATCTTCCAGCGCTGCATTGGAATTGGCGACGGCCCGCTGCTTTGCAGCCGTATCCGATTTCGACTGGGATCCCAAACAGATGGCCCTACTGGCACAGCATGCGGAGTGTGAATGGATTGGTATGCAATGCGGTGTAATGGACCAATTGATCGCGGCAGCCGGGCAAACAGACAAAGCGCTGCTTATCGATTGTGCGTCACTCGACATGCAGCCGGCCCCACTCCCGCCCGGTACGGCTGTTATTGTTATGGATACCTCAACGCGCAGACAACTTGTTGATTCTGCCTACAATGAGCGGCGCGCCAGTTGTGAATCGGTAGCGGCAGCGTTTGGCCTGCAAACCCTTCGACTTCTGGAGCCCGCGGCATTTGAAGCCCGATTCGACCAACTCGACCCGGTAGCCCGCCGACGCGCCAGGCACGTACTCGGAGAAAATGCACGAACCTTGTTAGCCGTGGAGGCCATGAAAGCAGGAGACGCAGCCACACTAGGCCGGTTGATGAATGAAAGCCATGCAAGCCTGCGTGATGATTTTGAGGTCTCTAGTCCGGCATTGGACCAAATGGCTGCGCTTGCGCAGGCCCATCCTGCGTGTTTTGGTGCGCGCATGACCGGGGCCGGCTTTGGCGGCTGTGCTGTTGCATTGGTTAAAGAAGGGCAGGCACCTGCTTTTGTAGCGCACATTTCATCTCGCTACCAAGCAGATACAGGCCATGAACCAAGCCTGTATTTGTGCAAAGCTACGGCTGGCACCACATTGATGCCCATGGCATAA